The proteins below come from a single Bacteroidota bacterium genomic window:
- the rsmD gene encoding 16S rRNA (guanine(966)-N(2))-methyltransferase RsmD — MRIVSGTHRGRRLNPPNNLPVRPTTDIAKESLFNILNNYIDFEEVRVLDIFAGTGSISFEFASRGSTDITSVDSNFRCIDFIERTAVQFKMAQITAVRSDVFSFLKYSKNPYDIIFADPPFDMPDREKIVELIFNNNLLKPDGYFIIEHSRDIDFSKHPNFSEMRKYGKVQFSFFVAANPVQA, encoded by the coding sequence ATGCGAATTGTAAGCGGAACACACAGGGGGCGGAGGCTCAATCCACCCAACAATCTGCCGGTACGACCTACCACTGATATTGCCAAAGAAAGTCTTTTCAATATTCTGAATAATTATATTGATTTTGAAGAAGTCCGTGTACTCGATATATTTGCCGGTACCGGAAGCATATCATTCGAGTTTGCTTCACGCGGAAGTACGGATATTACTTCTGTTGACAGCAATTTCAGATGCATTGATTTTATTGAGCGGACAGCGGTGCAATTTAAAATGGCCCAAATCACAGCCGTAAGATCCGATGTGTTTAGCTTCTTAAAATATTCTAAAAATCCTTACGATATTATCTTTGCCGATCCACCCTTTGATATGCCCGACAGAGAAAAAATTGTTGAATTGATTTTCAATAATAATCTGCTTAAACCGGATGGTTATTTCATTATTGAACATTCCCGCGATATTGATTTCTCAAAGCATCCGAATTTCTCGGAGATGCGGAAATACGGCAAAGTGCAATTCAGTTTCTTTGTGGCTGCAAACCCGGTTCAAGCATAA
- a CDS encoding DUF3822 family protein produces MTEDKGMNTGYDKLVKAENALDYTLVAGVSANSFSFCIFDNSLKRFLAAGSEVFDGMHNNLQLVEKLEAVTGRRKELLMDYGKKILLHESERSTLVPWPLFDEKQADCYHHFNHVPDDGEQVCVNRLKNPEAYNLYSVPTNVVGVMENAFGPMEIRHHSGALTEGLLGRFKNVPGGAVTVVNVRSSAFDIVIIENQKLQLLNSFAFRTAEDFIYFLLFVFEQMKLNPETDAVLLSGNIAKSSRLYELLYRYIRNIDFIERPDAAEYSYVFDEVPQHYYYHLFQAALCEL; encoded by the coding sequence ATGACGGAAGATAAAGGAATGAACACCGGTTACGATAAGCTGGTCAAAGCTGAAAATGCTTTGGACTATACCTTGGTGGCTGGTGTTTCTGCCAACAGCTTTTCGTTCTGTATCTTCGATAATTCTTTAAAACGCTTTCTGGCTGCAGGCTCCGAAGTTTTTGACGGAATGCACAACAACCTTCAGCTTGTTGAAAAATTGGAGGCTGTTACCGGTCGCAGGAAGGAGCTTTTAATGGATTACGGAAAAAAGATTCTGCTTCACGAAAGTGAGCGTTCAACCCTGGTTCCATGGCCCTTGTTTGATGAGAAGCAAGCTGATTGCTATCATCATTTCAATCATGTTCCTGACGACGGAGAGCAGGTATGCGTAAATCGTCTGAAGAATCCGGAAGCATATAATCTGTATTCTGTTCCGACAAATGTTGTTGGTGTTATGGAAAACGCATTCGGACCTATGGAAATACGTCATCACTCGGGCGCCTTGACTGAAGGTCTGCTCGGACGGTTTAAAAATGTTCCGGGCGGTGCGGTTACCGTGGTCAATGTAAGGTCATCAGCTTTTGATATTGTTATTATTGAAAATCAAAAACTCCAGCTCCTCAACTCATTTGCTTTCCGGACAGCCGAAGATTTTATTTATTTTTTACTGTTCGTGTTTGAACAGATGAAGCTCAATCCTGAAACGGATGCAGTACTGCTCAGCGGCAATATAGCGAAAAGCAGCCGTTTGTACGAGTTGCTGTATCGTTATATCCGTAACATCGATTTTATTGAACGGCCTGATGCTGCGGAGTACAGTTATGTTTTTGACGAAGTCCCCCAACATTATTATTATCACTTATTTCAGGCAGCCTTATGCGAATTGTAA
- a CDS encoding PKD domain-containing protein produces MKTNILRIFRGKSGYLIPIFFLYFSLFSLTVKSQGVGINSAGAPSDTSAMLDIKSTTKGLLIPRMTIAQRNAIVLPANGLLIYNTDCNNINYNAGTPTAPNWLPVNSPLTLSAPGSISGQTTVCQNQAGVIYSISPVPGALSYVWTVPSGATITSGQGGTTITVTFGTSNGDICVYASNNCGNSPATCTAITITTPPSSAFSWSPTSPAPSQTCTFTPSVTGAGYSWNFQGGSPSTSTVQNPSVTWASTGTFAVTLVVNQGGCVSTTTSNNLTVTSCSHGTVTFNANGSYNTGSVQTWTVPVSACSITIEAWGAQGGNTTQAGSKGARMRGDFSTIAGQSLSIIVGQQGESRSSYDGGGGGGTFVWLTSNSTPLIIAGGGGGGGGGNGVPSTWVGIDGVTSNNGTNGNSATQGAGVNGNGGSSATGSYWASGGSGWYSVGNAGSGCSNTSTGGNTPLSGGAGGTWGGDYGYNGNGGYGGGGGAQGACNCAGGGGGGGYSGGGPGANCNGGGGGGSYNTGTNQSNSPGIQTGNGMVTISW; encoded by the coding sequence ATGAAAACTAATATACTCAGGATTTTTCGGGGAAAGAGTGGCTATTTAATTCCAATATTTTTCCTGTATTTTTCGTTATTCAGTTTAACGGTAAAATCACAGGGTGTTGGAATAAATTCCGCTGGTGCACCCTCTGATACATCTGCAATGCTTGATATTAAAAGCACTACGAAAGGATTGCTGATTCCCCGAATGACAATTGCGCAAAGAAATGCAATCGTACTTCCGGCAAACGGATTACTAATTTACAACACCGACTGCAATAATATCAATTATAATGCAGGAACACCCACAGCGCCCAATTGGCTTCCGGTAAATTCGCCGCTCACCTTATCCGCACCGGGTTCAATCAGTGGTCAGACAACCGTTTGTCAAAATCAGGCAGGTGTAATCTACTCAATTTCGCCTGTACCAGGCGCATTGTCATATGTATGGACAGTTCCTTCCGGCGCAACTATTACATCAGGTCAAGGAGGCACAACAATCACGGTGACATTCGGTACTTCTAACGGCGACATCTGTGTATATGCTTCCAACAACTGCGGAAACAGCCCTGCTACCTGTACTGCAATTACAATTACAACTCCGCCCTCGTCAGCCTTCTCGTGGTCTCCGACATCCCCGGCACCTTCGCAAACATGTACGTTTACACCTTCCGTTACTGGCGCCGGTTATTCATGGAACTTTCAGGGTGGCTCTCCGAGTACAAGTACCGTTCAGAATCCTTCTGTAACCTGGGCTTCAACCGGCACGTTCGCGGTTACACTTGTTGTTAATCAGGGTGGATGCGTATCGACAACAACATCCAATAATCTGACCGTGACAAGCTGCTCTCACGGAACCGTTACTTTTAATGCAAACGGAAGTTATAATACAGGCAGCGTGCAAACCTGGACTGTGCCAGTTTCGGCATGCTCCATAACTATTGAAGCATGGGGCGCTCAGGGCGGAAATACTACTCAGGCAGGTAGCAAAGGAGCACGCATGCGCGGCGATTTTTCAACAATCGCAGGGCAATCATTATCAATCATTGTCGGACAGCAGGGCGAGAGCAGATCAAGTTATGACGGCGGCGGTGGCGGTGGCACTTTTGTCTGGCTCACCTCGAACAGCACTCCGCTTATAATTGCCGGCGGCGGCGGCGGCGGTGGTGGCGGCAACGGAGTACCGTCAACATGGGTCGGAATAGATGGTGTAACTTCAAATAATGGAACGAACGGAAATTCTGCAACTCAGGGTGCCGGTGTCAACGGCAACGGAGGCAGCAGCGCAACAGGCTCATACTGGGCAAGCGGAGGCAGTGGTTGGTATTCAGTGGGAAATGCCGGAAGCGGTTGTTCCAACACATCAACCGGAGGTAATACGCCACTATCAGGCGGCGCAGGAGGAACCTGGGGCGGCGACTATGGATACAATGGCAATGGTGGTTATGGCGGTGGTGGTGGTGCACAGGGCGCCTGCAACTGCGCCGGTGGTGGCGGCGGTGGCGGTTATTCGGGTGGTGGTCCCGGCGCAAACTGCAATGGTGGCGGTGGTGGCGGCTCTTACAACACCGGAACCAACCAATCAAACAGCCCGGGTATTCAAACAGGTAATGGAATGGTTACAATAAGCTGGTAA
- a CDS encoding glycine-rich protein, whose product MIKMCKRSATKKINLSFFIFFMVFSVWSNSLRAQGVGLNTSGAPGDTSAMLDVKSTNKGMLIPRMTTAQRNAIILPAKGLMIYNLDCDNFNYNAGTPALPNWVALNAAITLQAPGPISGSTTVCPSQTGLTYSIAPVPGATTYSWTMPAGATLVSGQGTTSIIVDFGTTSGSICVIAGNACGSSSQTCVLVNVTQTPSSAFTWTPLSPSIGQSTTFTPSISGATYSWTFQNGTPATSNLQNPAVVWNAQGTYDASLTISLNGCTSSSTTQQIVVGNCPHSSQTFSYTGSMQTWTVPTCITSITLDMAGAKGGIGSNSAAAGLGGRVQATLPVTPGNTINIFVGGSGLDDVNGSSALPGGYNGGGIANGEPQYTYYGGGSGGGASDIRIGGTSLNDRKIVAGGGGGGGADGCTANALIGGHGGGTTGLPGGPGNLCSCNPSGQGGTPSAGGAKGDWGCTCNATAGTFGIGGDSNSTGCGGPTGGGGGGGGWYGGGGGGLGGGGGGSSYTDPGATNVTHTQGYQSGNGYVTITW is encoded by the coding sequence ATGATAAAAATGTGTAAGCGTTCAGCAACAAAAAAAATCAATCTTTCATTTTTTATCTTTTTCATGGTTTTTTCAGTCTGGTCAAATTCATTGAGGGCTCAAGGTGTCGGATTAAATACGTCAGGCGCTCCGGGTGACACTTCGGCCATGCTTGACGTAAAAAGCACCAATAAAGGCATGCTTATTCCGCGAATGACGACAGCTCAGCGCAATGCAATAATTCTTCCCGCGAAAGGATTGATGATTTACAATCTGGATTGCGATAATTTCAATTATAATGCAGGAACACCGGCGCTTCCGAATTGGGTTGCTCTGAATGCGGCAATCACACTTCAGGCTCCGGGACCCATCAGCGGCTCCACCACAGTATGCCCTTCACAAACAGGACTTACATATTCAATCGCACCGGTACCGGGTGCAACCACATATTCATGGACCATGCCCGCCGGTGCAACACTGGTATCAGGACAGGGAACCACATCAATTATCGTTGATTTCGGAACCACCTCGGGCAGTATATGTGTAATTGCAGGAAATGCCTGTGGGTCGAGCAGTCAGACCTGCGTTTTGGTAAACGTTACCCAAACCCCTTCCTCTGCATTCACCTGGACTCCTTTATCACCATCCATCGGACAAAGCACAACTTTTACTCCTTCCATAAGCGGAGCAACTTACAGTTGGACTTTTCAAAACGGAACACCGGCAACGAGCAACCTCCAAAACCCGGCTGTTGTCTGGAATGCACAGGGCACCTACGATGCATCACTCACAATAAGCCTGAATGGCTGCACCTCAAGTTCCACAACACAGCAGATTGTAGTGGGCAACTGCCCTCATTCGAGCCAGACATTTTCTTACACAGGCAGCATGCAAACATGGACTGTTCCCACCTGCATTACTTCAATAACCCTTGATATGGCAGGTGCAAAGGGTGGCATTGGAAGCAACAGCGCAGCAGCAGGTCTTGGCGGTCGGGTTCAGGCAACACTGCCCGTAACACCCGGGAACACTATCAATATTTTTGTTGGCGGTTCAGGTCTCGATGATGTAAATGGCTCTTCAGCCCTTCCCGGAGGATACAACGGCGGCGGAATTGCAAATGGCGAGCCTCAATACACTTACTATGGAGGAGGCAGTGGCGGTGGTGCATCAGATATCCGCATAGGAGGAACATCATTAAACGACCGCAAGATTGTTGCAGGTGGCGGCGGTGGCGGTGGCGCTGACGGATGCACGGCAAATGCCCTGATTGGTGGTCACGGAGGAGGAACAACCGGCCTGCCCGGCGGACCGGGAAATTTATGCAGCTGTAATCCCAGTGGGCAAGGTGGAACACCATCGGCAGGTGGAGCCAAAGGCGACTGGGGCTGCACATGCAATGCCACAGCGGGCACTTTTGGTATCGGAGGTGATAGCAATTCAACCGGTTGTGGCGGACCTACCGGCGGCGGCGGCGGTGGCGGCGGTTGGTATGGTGGCGGCGGTGGCGGACTCGGTGGCGGTGGCGGAGGAAGCAGTTATACAGACCCCGGCGCAACCAATGTAACCCACACACAGGGATATCAATCAGGGAATGGTTATGTGACAATTACCTGGTAG
- a CDS encoding cation:dicarboxylase symporter family transporter: MKISTRTFLLLLFSVFTIVSVLNLLTFYQIFNSGHIVLLVSRWCALATVIWYAFRKNSLTTWILVSMLLGAEFGHDVPSVAIHLQVISKIFLNLIKTIIAPLLFATLVVGIAGHSNLKQVGRMGWKSLLYFEIVSTIALFIGLAAINIGKAGVGVILPAAAPGTAIADVKAQTTEDLILHAFPENIAKSVFEGQVLQIVIFSILFGIAVAMLKEKHRSPMLRFTESLSETMFKFTNLVMYLAPLAVFAAIAYTVGHMGLGILVNLFQLLATLYVALTVFLLGVLLPIALILKIPVRNFIRAVSEPASIAFATTSSESALPRAMEAMEKFGVPRKIVAFVMPTGYSFNLDGTTLYLSLATIFVAQVSGIHLPFDRQLVIVLTLMLTSKGVAGVPRASLVILLGTAASFGLPVMPIFIILGIDELMDMARTSVNVIGNCLATVVVARWENEFDYEAARNFSAEKLQE, translated from the coding sequence ATGAAGATTTCAACAAGAACGTTTTTACTGCTGTTGTTCTCGGTGTTTACCATCGTATCTGTATTGAATCTCCTCACTTTTTACCAAATATTTAATTCGGGTCATATTGTGCTGCTGGTAAGCAGGTGGTGTGCTCTGGCGACGGTGATCTGGTATGCTTTCCGCAAGAACTCTCTCACAACATGGATTCTTGTGAGTATGTTGCTGGGTGCTGAATTTGGTCACGATGTTCCTTCTGTTGCCATTCATCTTCAGGTTATCAGTAAAATTTTCCTGAATTTAATAAAAACAATCATTGCGCCCTTGCTTTTTGCAACACTGGTGGTGGGTATTGCCGGCCATTCTAATCTCAAACAGGTGGGACGCATGGGCTGGAAATCACTGCTTTATTTTGAAATTGTTTCCACGATTGCGTTATTCATCGGACTGGCTGCGATAAACATCGGGAAGGCAGGCGTTGGTGTAATACTTCCTGCAGCCGCTCCGGGAACAGCAATTGCAGACGTTAAAGCGCAAACGACTGAAGACCTTATTCTGCATGCATTTCCTGAGAACATTGCGAAATCTGTTTTTGAAGGTCAGGTGCTGCAGATTGTGATTTTCAGTATACTGTTTGGAATTGCCGTTGCAATGCTTAAAGAAAAGCATCGCAGCCCGATGCTGCGTTTCACCGAAAGTTTGTCGGAAACTATGTTCAAGTTCACAAATCTGGTAATGTACCTTGCGCCTTTGGCGGTTTTTGCTGCCATTGCTTATACTGTGGGGCATATGGGGCTTGGGATATTAGTGAACCTGTTTCAGTTGCTGGCAACACTGTATGTGGCGCTGACCGTTTTTTTGCTGGGCGTATTATTGCCAATAGCGTTAATATTGAAAATTCCGGTGCGTAATTTTATCAGGGCGGTTTCAGAGCCTGCAAGCATTGCTTTCGCCACAACAAGTTCTGAGTCGGCACTGCCGCGTGCCATGGAAGCAATGGAAAAATTTGGTGTGCCACGTAAAATTGTTGCTTTTGTGATGCCGACTGGTTATAGTTTTAATCTGGATGGCACTACGTTATACCTTTCACTGGCAACAATTTTTGTAGCTCAGGTGTCGGGGATTCATCTTCCGTTCGACAGGCAGCTCGTCATCGTACTTACGTTGATGCTTACCAGCAAAGGCGTGGCAGGAGTGCCCAGAGCATCGCTGGTAATATTGCTCGGTACTGCCGCCAGCTTTGGCCTGCCGGTAATGCCTATTTTTATTATTCTCGGGATTGATGAGCTTATGGATATGGCGCGAACTTCCGTGAATGTGATAGGCAACTGTCTGGCTACCGTTGTTGTAGCCCGATGGGAAAATGAATTCGATTATGAAGCTGCGCGTAACTTCAGTGCCGAGAAACTACAGGAATAG
- a CDS encoding M64 family metallopeptidase — protein MKKLLIILLVLTAPATKAAFEDYFENKTLRIDYFHTGNHESDIYSIDELIQEPFWGGSKVNLIDIFDYGKYKFMVYDVATSQLIYSRTYATLFSEWQTTDEAKLTMKTFSETVVCPFPKKDIRCEFYTRNKKGLWEKKWEYAVDPKNMFISTERRQEYPVKDILNNGDPDKKVDIVIIPEGYSKDEMDKFKNDAEKFTGYLFKASPYKENKKKFNVRMVMAPSPESGTDVPGKGVWKKTLVGTSFYTFGTERYLMTSDNKDLRDVASNAPYDQIYIIVNTSIYGGGAIYNHYAIAISDNLYGEYVFTHEFGHAFAGLGDEYYDSETSYNEFYPLDVEPPDPNLTTMVDFDKKWKNLIDKDTPIPTPSDDQYRNKVGVFEGGGYVNKGVYRPSYDCTMKSISVNNFCPVCKLSIQKMIDFYTK, from the coding sequence ATGAAGAAACTTCTCATCATACTGCTCGTTTTAACAGCGCCGGCAACAAAAGCCGCATTTGAAGATTATTTTGAAAACAAAACGCTGCGCATCGATTATTTTCACACCGGAAATCATGAATCAGACATTTACTCCATTGATGAACTGATACAGGAACCTTTCTGGGGAGGCTCAAAAGTAAACCTCATTGATATTTTCGACTACGGCAAGTACAAATTCATGGTGTATGATGTTGCCACAAGTCAGCTCATTTATTCGCGCACTTACGCAACCTTATTTTCTGAATGGCAAACCACCGACGAAGCAAAACTAACCATGAAGACTTTTTCGGAAACCGTGGTCTGTCCTTTTCCTAAAAAAGATATTCGCTGCGAATTTTATACGCGCAACAAAAAGGGATTGTGGGAAAAGAAGTGGGAATATGCAGTTGACCCGAAAAACATGTTCATCTCCACCGAACGCAGACAGGAATATCCTGTCAAAGACATTTTAAATAACGGTGATCCCGATAAAAAGGTTGATATTGTAATCATTCCGGAAGGATACAGCAAAGATGAGATGGACAAATTTAAAAACGATGCTGAAAAATTTACCGGCTATCTGTTTAAAGCATCGCCCTATAAGGAGAATAAAAAGAAATTCAACGTACGCATGGTAATGGCGCCTTCTCCCGAATCAGGAACCGATGTTCCCGGAAAAGGTGTATGGAAGAAAACCCTTGTGGGAACCAGCTTCTATACATTCGGCACAGAGCGCTACCTTATGACAAGCGACAACAAAGACCTGCGCGATGTGGCATCAAACGCGCCCTACGATCAAATATACATCATCGTAAACACCAGCATTTACGGCGGAGGAGCCATCTATAATCACTATGCCATTGCCATCAGCGATAACCTTTATGGCGAATATGTTTTTACCCACGAATTCGGGCATGCATTTGCAGGGTTGGGTGATGAATACTATGATTCGGAAACATCTTACAATGAGTTCTATCCCCTTGATGTTGAACCGCCCGATCCCAATCTTACCACCATGGTTGATTTCGATAAAAAATGGAAAAACCTGATTGATAAAGACACACCCATTCCGACACCATCGGATGATCAATACCGGAACAAAGTGGGCGTATTCGAAGGCGGCGGCTATGTAAACAAAGGTGTTTACCGCCCTTCTTATGACTGCACCATGAAGTCCATATCGGTAAATAATTTCTGCCCGGTATGCAAACTTTCAATTCAGAAAATGATTGATTTCTATACAAAATAG
- a CDS encoding phosphate acyltransferase: MPITKLNQMFDSLKSRERKRLVAAYANDAHTIGAISQAIDLGLVEATLVGDEATIKQVCTEHKIDVNKFRIVQEADEMKATMKAVELVNAGEGNVLMKGLVTSDKYMRAILNKEKGLMESPNAILSHVSVIESPMYHKLMICCDVAIIPAPDIKQKIAMVNYMIRTAHALDIPKPKVALIAATEQMSFAMPACVDAAIIAKMGDRGQIKGAVIDGPLAIDVAIDKESCEIKKLVSPVAGDADCLLFPNIEAGNVFFKTNTKLGGSELGAVVFGAKVPAILTSRGDSELTKLYSIALAAMIAK; encoded by the coding sequence ATGCCAATTACCAAATTAAACCAAATGTTCGATTCCCTCAAAAGCAGGGAACGCAAAAGATTAGTTGCAGCCTACGCGAACGATGCACATACCATAGGAGCCATCAGCCAGGCTATAGATCTTGGTCTTGTTGAAGCTACCCTTGTTGGCGATGAAGCCACCATTAAACAGGTTTGCACCGAGCATAAAATTGACGTCAACAAATTCAGGATTGTACAGGAAGCTGACGAGATGAAAGCCACCATGAAAGCGGTAGAACTTGTCAACGCAGGCGAAGGAAATGTTCTCATGAAAGGCCTTGTTACTTCTGATAAATACATGCGCGCCATTCTGAACAAGGAAAAAGGTCTGATGGAAAGCCCCAACGCTATTTTAAGCCATGTATCAGTGATTGAGAGTCCGATGTATCACAAACTGATGATTTGCTGTGACGTTGCAATTATACCTGCTCCGGATATCAAACAGAAAATTGCGATGGTGAATTACATGATCCGCACGGCACATGCACTGGATATTCCCAAGCCGAAAGTTGCGCTCATAGCTGCAACCGAGCAAATGTCGTTCGCAATGCCCGCCTGTGTAGATGCAGCCATCATTGCAAAAATGGGCGACCGTGGTCAAATCAAAGGCGCCGTTATCGACGGTCCACTTGCTATTGATGTGGCTATTGACAAGGAAAGCTGCGAAATTAAAAAATTGGTAAGCCCCGTAGCAGGCGATGCCGATTGCTTGCTCTTCCCCAATATTGAAGCCGGAAACGTTTTCTTTAAAACCAATACCAAACTCGGCGGGTCTGAACTCGGAGCTGTTGTATTTGGAGCTAAAGTGCCCGCCATTCTTACATCGCGCGGCGACAGCGAACTCACAAAACTTTATTCCATCGCGCTTGCCGCGATGATTGCAAAATAA
- the buk gene encoding butyrate kinase — translation METIGILALNPGSTSTKIAVYHSANPVFVKTIRHTNEELSQFEKITDQFQFRKDIILKHLAEADIKLEKIKAVVGRGGLLKPIHSGVYPVNEAMKRDLINSPFGEHASNLGGLIADDLARSLPDAKAYIADPVVVDELEDIARFSGHPLFKRISIFHALNHKAIARSHAKSIMRKYEDLNLIIVHLGGGISVGAHRKGQVVDVNQALDGSGPFSPERAGTLPSGDLARLCFSGKYTLKEVMKMIKGEGGMVAFLGTNNAYDAEMKAIAGDEFATAVFKAMAYQVSKEVGAMFAVLRGEVDAILITGGIANSKWFVNDIIDRVYKMAPTHVYPGEDEMSALALNGLMVLTGEVTPREYI, via the coding sequence ATGGAAACGATAGGAATACTCGCGCTCAACCCAGGCTCCACATCTACCAAAATTGCTGTCTATCACTCGGCAAATCCGGTTTTTGTGAAAACAATCAGACATACCAACGAAGAACTTTCGCAATTTGAAAAAATTACCGACCAGTTCCAGTTTCGCAAAGATATTATCCTTAAGCATCTGGCTGAAGCCGACATAAAACTTGAAAAAATCAAGGCCGTTGTTGGTCGCGGCGGACTGCTGAAACCCATTCATTCGGGCGTGTATCCCGTGAACGAAGCCATGAAGCGCGATCTCATCAATAGTCCGTTTGGCGAACATGCAAGCAATCTGGGCGGCCTGATTGCCGACGACCTTGCCCGTTCGTTGCCCGATGCGAAAGCCTACATAGCAGACCCCGTTGTTGTTGACGAACTCGAAGATATTGCCCGTTTTTCGGGACATCCACTATTCAAACGCATCAGTATCTTTCATGCACTGAATCACAAAGCCATTGCGCGAAGTCACGCCAAATCCATCATGCGTAAGTACGAAGATCTGAATTTGATTATAGTACATCTTGGAGGCGGCATCAGCGTAGGCGCACATCGAAAAGGACAGGTAGTTGATGTGAATCAGGCGCTGGATGGAAGCGGACCTTTTTCTCCGGAACGCGCAGGCACATTGCCTTCCGGAGATCTTGCACGTCTTTGTTTCAGCGGAAAATATACGTTGAAAGAGGTGATGAAAATGATTAAAGGCGAAGGTGGTATGGTTGCATTTCTGGGCACCAACAATGCATACGATGCAGAAATGAAAGCAATCGCCGGCGATGAATTTGCCACTGCTGTGTTTAAAGCTATGGCATATCAGGTATCGAAAGAAGTGGGTGCCATGTTCGCTGTTCTCAGAGGCGAAGTGGATGCCATTCTCATTACCGGCGGTATCGCGAACAGCAAATGGTTCGTGAACGATATCATTGACCGGGTGTATAAAATGGCGCCTACACACGTTTATCCGGGCGAGGACGAAATGAGCGCTCTGGCTTTAAATGGTCTGATGGTGCTCACCGGCGAGGTTACGCCGCGTGAGTATATATAA
- a CDS encoding thymidylate synthase, with protein sequence MKQYLDLLDHVIAQGTEKSDRTGTGTTSVFGYQMRFSLQHGFPLLTTKKIHLRSVIYELLWFLRGETNIKFLNDNGVSIWNEWANEQGDLGPVYGSQWRSWRGSDGSVTDQISEVMHTIRTNPDSRRMIVSAWNVGEINKMALPPCHALFQFYVADGTLSCQLYQRSADIFLGVPFNIASYALLTMMMAQVTGLKAGDFIHTLGDAHLYSNHREQALLQLSREPRPLPLMKINKNINDIFSFSFSDFELSDYNPHPHIKAEIAI encoded by the coding sequence ATGAAACAATATCTCGATCTGCTTGATCATGTAATCGCCCAGGGCACAGAAAAAAGTGACCGCACAGGTACGGGAACAACCAGTGTTTTCGGATATCAGATGCGTTTCTCTTTACAGCATGGATTCCCATTACTAACAACTAAAAAAATTCATCTACGGTCTGTTATTTATGAATTATTGTGGTTCCTTCGAGGCGAAACCAATATTAAATTCTTAAATGATAATGGCGTATCGATATGGAATGAGTGGGCCAATGAACAAGGCGACCTCGGTCCTGTATATGGCAGTCAGTGGCGCTCATGGCGCGGCAGCGATGGCAGTGTTACCGACCAGATAAGCGAGGTAATGCACACCATCCGCACCAATCCCGATTCACGCAGAATGATAGTAAGCGCCTGGAACGTTGGCGAAATCAATAAAATGGCGCTCCCACCGTGTCATGCACTGTTTCAGTTTTATGTTGCCGACGGCACATTATCCTGTCAACTGTATCAGCGCAGCGCCGATATTTTTCTCGGAGTTCCCTTCAATATTGCATCATACGCGCTGCTCACAATGATGATGGCGCAGGTAACCGGACTCAAAGCAGGTGATTTTATTCATACTCTTGGTGATGCGCATCTTTATTCAAACCACCGGGAACAGGCGTTGTTGCAGCTTTCGCGTGAACCACGTCCACTTCCATTGATGAAAATAAACAAAAACATTAACGACATTTTTTCATTTTCATTCAGCGATTTTGAATTATCGGATTACAATCCTCACCCGCACATCAAAGCAGAAATAGCCATTTGA